DNA sequence from the Podospora pseudocomata strain CBS 415.72m chromosome 2 map unlocalized CBS415.72m_2.2, whole genome shotgun sequence genome:
CTTTGCagtttgctgttgctgttggggcgAATGTCATCGCTACTACTTCTTCTGAAGAGAAGGCGGAGAGGctgaaggagttgggggcGAGGCATGTCATTAACTATAAGGAGACGGAAGACTGGGGtgaggcggccaagaagtACACTCCTGGTGAGAAGGGCGTGGatatggtggtggatgttgcTGGAAACTCTTCTTTGGTGCAGTCGCTGGCGGCTGTGCGGACAGATGGGATTATTTGCTTGGTTGGATTGCTTGGCAAGTTCGATGCTGGTACAATCCCGATGATGTCTGCGCTCTGGAGGCCTTGTATCGTCCGGGGTGTGCTATTGGGTAGCAGGAAGCAGTACAGGAATTTGGTCCGgtttgtggaggagaaggcggttgtaccggtgatggatgatgtCGTGTTCGGATTAGAAGACGTCAAGGAGGCGTACAAGAGaatggaggagcagaagcatTTTAGCAAGATTGTTATCAAGATTGAGGAGTAGTGCTTGGGTACCTATAGAGTTGTTATCTGAATCTCCCTACAACGAACATTGCTGAatgttgttggtttggcAATTTCCCGATGGATTGTGAAGCTGGAGCCGGCATGCGTGATCCGAAAGTGTAAATCGCATGGGTGTCGTGGTGTAGTCCGAGGGCTCGGGTTAGAAAACAAGGCCAGCAGAAAAAGCTAACCCAGTTTTGCAGGTGAAGCCTAACGCCAAGTGAACAGAGTTGTATTCACACAGCGTCTAAGTGGCCTACCATCAAGACAACCAGACTAGCACTTTCGAAGGATTTTGGTTCAACCAGGAACTGAAAGCTGTCGCCCTATGCTCAGCTTCCCCAGAGACGTCGGTGAGGCTGCCTGAGCATCACGGTCACTGATATCATCGTCATAGCCTCACATTGATACATCAAAATGGATTAGAGCTTCTTGGCTTCTCATCGGTGAAGAGATTCGAAACCACGCTGGTCAAGTATAAAGATCAGTAGaccatcccaccatcagccatcttcttcttcaccatcaaACAAAGACTTTCTATCACTGCAAAGCATCATCGCACCGTTACCAACACTTCTTCTCTAAGTCTGCAATCTCAGCAATTCATCTCTTCACCATGAAGCTCCAATCCCTCTGCGCCATCACCCTggccaccctcacccccctcgtcaCCGCCAACTTCGACATCTACATGGCCGAAGAAAAGACCACCGTCGGGGGGCCCCAGGTCTGGCCCATGTGGCACATCTTCGACACCGATCCCACCTGCGACGACCTTGCCGAAAACCCCAACTACCTCGGCAGCGACGACGTCTCCGGCAACAAAGTCGGCGTCCGCTGCGAGTCTTCCTCCGATCCCTTCAACTGCGCTGTCCAGCACTACCCCGCTGACGGCATTGATGTTCTCGAGATGAACTTCCACAGTGACCCCCCTGTGTACCACTGGAGTAAGTGTGGCCCTTCCCCCCATAGGTAGCAACGGTGATAGAAAACAGAGGCTTACATAACGATGGTAGCTATTTACAAGGATCGCAACTATGACATGTACGGTCTTGATGGGAATGTCTATGGAAACTGCTTCCCCTTTCCTGGGTTTGAGTACGAGTGCGGCGATCCTATCCTTGGCGGGTTTACTGGTACGCGCAAGTTTAGGTGCTTGACCGAGTTTACGGCTGCGCAGATCAAGGCTGCTTGGGGTACCAAGAGGAGTGTTCCGTTTACtttgaaggaggcggagggggtgaagggtcGGAAGGTGCAGAAGTGGGAGGCTTGAAAGACTGTTTAGGCTGTCGTTGCTTTTCTGCTTTTTCGAAGGGGTTGAAAGACTTGGAAGGGGATGATCGTCTGTTGATTGGTGCTTGAATTTTGACTTTTTTGATGGGGACTTTTCATTCTTTTTCGTTTCTGATATTGGTTGCTGTTTCTTGATTTACACTTTTCTTACCTCCATAGTGGAAATAACTGGTTATCAGACCACAGGTACTGGTATTAAGTAGGTATTCAAACGTTTGGCTTCATAACTGTGTGGTCAGAGCTATCGAATGTGCAATACCAACCACGAACTTCCCAGACCAAGACAATCCTCTGTTCAAATACTGGAATCTTACCTAACAAGCTATGAACTGAGTAACTGGCAGTCCAAAAAGTATGAAGCATACCTCCAAAGATAATTAATAGGCCTTAAAAAGTAATTCGCAGGCCTCAAAAATCCTTAATAGGCCTCAAACAACAACCGAAAGGCCTCAGAAGATAGTAGGTAGGTTTGAAAGGATAGTTAGGAGCCCTGAAAAGACAGGAAAAGGGCTATTGCTTTTTCGAAAGGTATAAGTTGATAGTTCTCATGCCTCTAACACCCTTGCAGCACCATGAATCCTGTCCACGACATCCCTAGTTGATGAACTGCTCAGAATCCTCTCCCCACGACCTCCGGCCCCCTTTCTGGCCATGTACGCCCCCCCAACCAAGTCCCATCCTCCTTTCTGATAGCTTTCGTCACCATGTCCTGAACCCAAACACGCTCTTTCCGCCCCTCAGCGTTCAGCGCTGATCATTGAGATGGAGGCAGAGAGGGCACGGGAGTCTAAGCAGAGGCtagacgaagaagaaaaaaacaaggaGGCTGAACAGGCCAGCAAAGAAGAGCAGTCGCGAAAGGCAGAGGAGGCCGGCCAGACGAGAGTGGAATCAGTGTCAGAGAAAGAGCCACTCGCTGCCAACCGATACCATTCCCAAGACTCAGCCGACTACGGACATCCAGTCTGACATCCAATCCGACGACTTGAAGGACGCAATAACTCCAGGACCTCGTCAATCCAGACACCGAGCGGTGGAATAAGTCAATGGCTTGGTCAAATCATTTAGCAGCacaaagaagaaaaccaagCATGTGATGTGGTCATGAGTTCGACATTCATAGAGACAGTTCCATCAATATATCCTCCCCCTTTACCACCCCTCAATCCTCCCCGTATACTCCACCAAcctacccccctccctctccctcctcgccccattcaccaccccaaaaaccccatcaaccgactcctcaatctccaaATTCGCCTGCTCCAGCCCAAAAGAACGCGCACCATAATTCCCCATGTCAGTCCTTACCCACCCCGGGTCAATAATAAAAGTAACcaaccactcctcctcctgatgAAGCTTCATCCCGTACCAGTTCAACATCGTCTTCGTCGGCGCATACGCCGCGCTCGGGACAGCCAATccaccctccaacaaccctgCTCCTGACCCCATGAACGCATAGATCGGTTTCTTCTCCGGGGTTGTTTCCTTAGCAGCGAGGAGCAACTCCCGAGTGGCTTGGAACAGGGAGACAGGGCCGAGAACGTTAACCTCAAAGTGCTCCCTGATGTCGGCGGGGTTGACGTCCTTGATGAGGGGGTAGATCTTCGCGATGCCGGCGTTGGCGATGACGGTGTTGAGGTAGGTTATTTTGTGGTCGTTGACGAGAATTTTGACTGCCTCGGCGGCGGAGTCCCACACCGAGGCGTCGTATGGGATGAGAATGATTTTGGTGGACAAGTCCCTTTTCAGGGTCTTCAAGGcttgggagctgggggaggagggattgcGGACGAAGGCGATGACATTCTGTTGTTCTTGTTAGTGGCTGACTGCAGAAAAATAAAGAGGGAAATGCGTACATGGTCGGGGAGCTGGAGGTATTTCTTGACGAGGCCGAGACCAAGACCACGGTTGGCGCCAGTGATGAGGAagttggtgggtggtgacATGGTGTGCTTGGGATGTTGAGCCCCAATTGATGATGATCCAAGTGAGATCTAGTTTAGTGGACCGAGAGTGAGGAATGTGaagttgttgatgctgcATTCAAAAGTTGAGAGATGAACCTTGTGAATATTTATATGGCCTCGGAACTATCGAGATTACAAATTCTGTCGAGGATTACAGCGGGTCAAGGTGGATAAGGATTGTACGACAAGTTCCATTGGTAATCCAGTGCCCGGTGCACACCATTACAAAGACGACTCCACGGCACCGCTGCGGCACAGAACTTGTGCTATCACCGCCGTGGGGACGGAAATAACATTCCAGAGAATGCCCAACTCCCGAGTCCAAAGCAAACTTTGTTGGGTGCAATCATGTTGCATAATTCAATCTAGATACCCTTCATCTTCTCCCGCATAAACTCCACGGTAGCCTCCCaagcctcctcggccgccttgaaTCCAGGCACTGCCGTGAAGGCATGGCAAGCACCGGGGTAGATCTTGACGATAGCTTCGCTCCCAGTTATCATCCATTTCATAGCCATCAGCAGAGTATCATCCAGCAATGGGTCCTCGGTCCCGCACAGGAACAATGCAGGCGGGAGCTTGCCTCCTGGTGCACCTTTTGCCAAGCCCCTCATGTCGTCGTAGATGGGCGATATCCGTGGGTTTCGTCGCTCTTCAATCGTCGTGTTTGGGGCGTAAGCCATTGCGAACCCCAACATCTTTGCGTTGTTGACAAGCAGCCGTCGTTCGAAGGTGGTCACCATGGGTAAGTTTTGGGTAACATCAAACCAACCATAAGGAAGGATGAGGCCAGCAATCTTGTGGTTCGGGCGGGCGCGTAAAAGGTGGAAGGCGGTTGTTGCAGCCAGATTACCTCCAGCTGACTCGCCactgatgaagaggagccTAGCACTAAAAATATGTTCACCCTTGTCTACAAGATATTCAACAGCGTCGATGCAATCATGGACCTGGGCAGGCCAGGGGTTTTCGGGAGCGAGTCGGTAGTCGACAGAAAGCGCTGTAAGCTGgaaggtgttggcgtactCTCTGAGCTTTCCATCTTGGCTGCGCGGTGTTAATTAAGTGTTGATGGTAGCGAGGAAATGGAAAAGGCTCACTGTTGGTGTGTGCCCATTACGAAGCCCCCACCATGGATATGGAGGAAGAGTCCCTTGCTGGGCTGGCCATTATCGGGGGAGTATACGCGTAAGGCGATATCTCGACCTGCATCTCGTGATGAGACAACCACGTCCTTCGCCGCCGGGAGGTAAACCGGGGCAGCGAATCCGGTCTTGCCATTTTCACGCATCTCACGGAACTTCACAGGACCGACTTCTTGCCATGTCGGGCCACTGGAAGTCGCCCTCTCTATGAAGTTGTTAACGCCGATTGTCTCCTCGCTCACATTCTCCAAGGAGAACTTGGAGGCGTCGATGGCGATATCACTCGTCAGCGGCATGGTCATAGTTGGAGGAAAGTGTGTTGTGTGAATTCCTGATATATCTATCGACAGCCTTGGGCTTGCCAGTTAAATACCTGCGCGACgtgaaggaggggtaacGGTAACCGCGATCTCCGAGGCTACTAACGCTACCCAAATGTGAACCAACAAAGGTGAAGGAATCAATATTGCTCTGCGAGTGGAACGACATATTAGGCAGACAACTTGCTTGACCCCGCATCTCGATGTCTTTGGAAAGGAAGGTACTGTTCAGCCAGCCCCACCTAGCTGCTTCGACACACACTATCAGTTACACACTATGGATACCTCGAAAACTGCTCAACAAACTCCAACTCATGGGGCTCCCCTGACTTTTCTCCTCCGGCTGAACCGCCTTTGAGCTGTTGCCGATTCCATTGGCCTCCAACCATTCCGGATCGATATTCTCGAGGCTCAAATGCGGAGCGACGTCTGCACCGTTCTTCGGTCCCTGTCTGTCCTGCATCGTCCAGCCCATACCCAGGTGTGCCCAGGGGTTCTTGTCCATGTACTGGAACTCAAAGTCTTCATAGCGAGGTTGCTCAATGACTTGCTGGTAATGGAGCGAAGATCCGGGCCAGATGGCGTTGACACGGCCAGTTTCGTTGTTCTTGTACCCTGTCGTGTGACGAACTGTCAGTACCGTAACTCATTGAGTATAGATGTCCAAGAAAACTCACAGCTGCGACATTCATCCGCCCACACTGTGTGTTTCACCCACTCCTGAACATGCTCGTTAAAGCTGTCAGTGATATCTTGCCTCGGTACCCAGCTGCGAAGGTTCTCATTCTGCGTCTTCTTGATCAGCCTGATCGCGTAGTCTGAAACGGAATGCAATGGCGCCATGACGCTCCCGTTTTGGATAGGCCAAGTTGGTCCGATGAAGGTCATGAAGTTGGGCATGTCGGGTACCGCCAGCCCAAGATAGGATTCGGGAGCAGTTGCCCACTTGTCCTTCAGGTCAACGCCATT
Encoded proteins:
- a CDS encoding uncharacterized protein (EggNog:ENOG503PHZ0), with the translated sequence MKLQSLCAITLATLTPLVTANFDIYMAEEKTTVGGPQVWPMWHIFDTDPTCDDLAENPNYLGSDDVSGNKVGVRCESSSDPFNCAVQHYPADGIDVLEMNFHSDPPVYHWKAYITMVAIYKDRNYDMYGLDGNVYGNCFPFPGFEYECGDPILGGFTGTRKFRCLTEFTAAQIKAAWGTKRSVPFTLKEAEGVKGRKVQKWEA
- a CDS encoding uncharacterized protein (COG:Q; EggNog:ENOG503P0D0) encodes the protein MSPPTNFLITGANRGLGLGLVKKYLQLPDHNVIAFVRNPSSPSSQALKTLKRDLSTKIILIPYDASVWDSAAEAVKILVNDHKITYLNTVIANAGIAKIYPLIKDVNPADIREHFEVNVLGPVSLFQATRELLLAAKETTPEKKPIYAFMGSGAGLLEGGLAVPSAAYAPTKTMLNWYGMKLHQEEEWLVTFIIDPGWVRTDMGNYGARSFGLEQANLEIEESVDGVFGVVNGARREREGGRLVEYTGRIEGW
- a CDS encoding uncharacterized protein (EggNog:ENOG503NYAA; COG:V; MEROPS:MER0034548), giving the protein MTMPLTSDIAIDASKFSLENVSEETIGVNNFIERATSSGPTWQEVGPVKFREMRENGKTGFAAPVYLPAAKDVVVSSRDAGRDIALRVYSPDNGQPSKGLFLHIHGGGFVMGTHQHQDGKLREYANTFQLTALSVDYRLAPENPWPAQVHDCIDAVEYLVDKGEHIFSARLLFISGESAGGNLAATTAFHLLRARPNHKIAGLILPYGWFDVTQNLPMVTTFERRLLVNNAKMLGFAMAYAPNTTIEERRNPRISPIYDDMRGLAKGAPGGKLPPALFLCGTEDPLLDDTLLMAMKWMITGSEAIVKIYPGACHAFTAVPGFKAAEEAWEATVEFMREKMKGI